Proteins co-encoded in one Nitratireductor kimnyeongensis genomic window:
- a CDS encoding VWA domain-containing protein: MMTGLSAMALIGASGFAVDYANMSRVRSELQNALDTAALAVAQKGKKISDSEANSVAYNYLKGNFPRDFDALQVERDGRSVHVTAKVDVDLMFGGIFGKDSMPVNAGSKADVALVSYEIALVLDTTGSMQGSKLRDMKKAVEEMIDNISAQVDNKDRLRFALVPFSTFVNVGPQYGPEFDEKGKIKEGTGAQWLDLYGISEIPQLELKTGVSRFEAFNNLGYEWKGCVETRMADGDKRHDVADTQADQRDPASLFVPAFAIDEPSGYQYRNNYLNATFNPWDNHALAKLEKLKKYGFDLLGDILGLFNLNRTGTGYGPNDMCDAEPLTPLTNDYSTLKSKVKQFEAKGNTNIMEGVAWGARVLSPEEPFAGGNSEDGLNKVMVVLTDGANTFGVRNNGLRSYYSSFGYMIDGRLDGEVNASTSKSTRLMNEKTIEACDFAKESGIDIYTIRLEVRDTDTGDMMRSCASRPDQYFDTPSSRQLKEVFEKIGEQIVKLRLSS; this comes from the coding sequence ATGATGACGGGCCTGTCGGCCATGGCGCTGATCGGCGCCTCCGGATTCGCCGTCGACTATGCAAACATGAGCCGGGTGCGCTCTGAATTACAGAATGCACTTGATACGGCTGCGTTGGCAGTTGCACAAAAGGGCAAAAAAATTTCGGATTCGGAAGCGAACTCTGTCGCTTACAACTATCTTAAGGGCAACTTTCCCAGAGATTTCGATGCGTTGCAGGTCGAACGCGATGGGCGATCTGTTCACGTGACGGCCAAGGTCGACGTGGATCTGATGTTTGGCGGAATATTCGGTAAGGATTCCATGCCTGTAAACGCAGGCTCGAAGGCTGACGTCGCTCTGGTATCCTATGAGATCGCGCTTGTGCTCGATACGACGGGTTCCATGCAAGGCAGCAAGCTGCGTGACATGAAAAAAGCCGTCGAAGAAATGATCGACAATATCTCGGCTCAAGTCGACAACAAGGACCGACTTCGCTTTGCGCTCGTTCCATTCTCGACCTTTGTGAATGTTGGTCCCCAATACGGGCCGGAGTTCGATGAGAAGGGAAAAATCAAGGAAGGCACTGGTGCGCAATGGCTCGATCTCTATGGCATCAGTGAGATCCCTCAGCTTGAGCTCAAAACAGGTGTGAGTCGCTTCGAGGCTTTCAACAATCTCGGATACGAATGGAAAGGTTGCGTCGAGACGCGCATGGCCGATGGCGACAAACGTCATGATGTAGCGGACACACAGGCGGATCAACGCGACCCGGCAAGCCTGTTTGTTCCCGCGTTCGCGATCGATGAGCCCTCCGGTTATCAGTACAGAAACAACTATCTGAACGCGACCTTCAACCCGTGGGACAATCACGCATTGGCGAAGCTGGAAAAGCTTAAGAAATATGGCTTTGATCTGCTTGGCGACATTCTTGGTCTCTTCAATCTCAATCGCACGGGTACCGGCTATGGCCCGAACGACATGTGCGATGCTGAACCTCTCACGCCGCTTACCAACGACTATTCGACCTTGAAATCGAAGGTCAAACAGTTTGAGGCGAAGGGGAACACCAACATCATGGAAGGCGTGGCTTGGGGTGCGCGCGTTTTGTCTCCGGAAGAGCCCTTCGCGGGCGGCAACTCGGAAGATGGCCTGAACAAGGTGATGGTCGTTCTTACCGATGGTGCCAACACGTTCGGTGTCCGCAACAACGGGTTGCGATCGTACTATTCAAGCTTCGGTTACATGATTGACGGTCGCCTTGATGGAGAAGTCAATGCAAGCACCAGCAAATCCACGAGGTTGATGAACGAGAAGACAATCGAAGCGTGCGATTTCGCAAAGGAAAGCGGTATCGATATCTACACGATCAGGCTCGAGGTCCGCGATACCGACACTGGCGACATGATGCGTTCCTGCGCGAGCCGACCCGATCAATACTTTGACACGCCGTCCAGCCGGCAGCTCAAGGAGGTGTTCGAAAAGATCGGTGAGCAGATCGTGAAGCTGCGTCTATCTTCCTGA
- a CDS encoding DUF2937 family protein — protein MFGIRRILALAVAVVCGSVTSQAPEFSQQYRQRLNGAQDELRQVVEAFDADAAENNLNRNSAIRVYEKTGSSFLQARAESVRAAIGRLGDLERQSEAFDEAMPVLRPLVVARAPDGPVLQGALRDFEPAIPVTFHGFIWAGAGVILGFSIAWLIGLPFRRRQRYAPRNLRV, from the coding sequence ATGTTTGGAATAAGAAGAATACTGGCCCTTGCCGTGGCGGTGGTCTGCGGCTCTGTAACGTCTCAGGCACCTGAATTCTCTCAGCAGTATCGGCAGCGCCTCAATGGAGCTCAGGATGAGTTGCGGCAGGTTGTCGAGGCTTTTGATGCCGACGCAGCCGAAAATAATCTGAACCGCAACAGTGCGATAAGGGTTTACGAAAAGACCGGCAGCAGCTTTCTGCAAGCCCGCGCCGAATCTGTTCGAGCCGCAATCGGAAGACTTGGGGATTTGGAACGGCAGTCTGAGGCATTTGATGAAGCAATGCCCGTACTCAGGCCGTTGGTCGTAGCGCGTGCACCCGACGGTCCTGTGCTGCAGGGGGCTCTGCGAGATTTCGAACCGGCAATACCCGTCACATTCCATGGATTTATCTGGGCCGGCGCGGGCGTGATACTAGGTTTCTCAATCGCATGGCTTATCGGTTTGCCATTTCGGCGCAGGCAACGTTATGCTCCGCGCAATCTTCGCGTGTAG
- the ypfJ gene encoding KPN_02809 family neutral zinc metallopeptidase yields MRWKGRRQSNNVEDRRGRSDNGGVFPGGFGRSGGRVRLPVGGGRRAGGGLSGIVVLVVLFFALRACGINPMDMLSGEPGASSQTTTTPQQSPSGASDEMKQFVSVVLAETEDTWNGIFESQGLDYKEPSMVLFTDSVRSACGFASAATGPFYCPGDEKVYLDLGFFDQLSRRFDASGDFARAYVVAHEVGHHVQNVTGILPRFNQMRQRMSQTEANAMSIRVELQADCFAGIWAHYTAQKGLLDDGDIEEALNAANQIGDDTLQRRTQGYVVPESFNHGTSEQRRTWFARGLKSGRLADCDTFNEPI; encoded by the coding sequence ATGCGCTGGAAAGGTCGTCGCCAAAGCAACAATGTCGAGGACCGTAGGGGTCGTTCGGATAATGGGGGAGTGTTTCCCGGCGGGTTTGGTCGATCTGGCGGCCGCGTGAGGCTCCCCGTAGGCGGGGGCAGACGCGCGGGCGGCGGGCTGTCCGGCATCGTTGTACTTGTGGTGCTTTTCTTCGCTTTGCGTGCGTGCGGTATCAATCCGATGGACATGTTGTCTGGAGAACCGGGCGCTAGCAGTCAGACCACCACGACGCCACAGCAGTCTCCGAGCGGCGCCAGCGATGAGATGAAGCAGTTTGTGAGCGTCGTGTTGGCCGAAACGGAAGACACGTGGAATGGCATATTCGAATCCCAGGGGCTCGATTACAAGGAACCCTCTATGGTTCTGTTCACTGATTCCGTACGTTCAGCCTGTGGCTTTGCCTCGGCGGCGACGGGGCCATTTTATTGCCCCGGCGATGAGAAGGTCTATCTTGATCTGGGCTTCTTTGATCAGCTTTCACGCCGCTTCGATGCATCGGGGGATTTTGCGCGGGCCTATGTGGTTGCGCATGAGGTGGGCCACCACGTGCAGAATGTGACCGGCATCCTGCCGCGCTTCAACCAGATGCGCCAACGTATGAGTCAAACCGAAGCGAATGCGATGTCTATTCGCGTGGAGTTGCAAGCGGATTGCTTCGCCGGCATCTGGGCACATTATACAGCGCAAAAAGGACTTCTCGATGACGGCGACATCGAGGAAGCATTGAACGCGGCCAACCAGATCGGCGATGATACGCTGCAACGACGCACCCAGGGTTATGTGGTGCCGGAAAGTTTTAACCATGGTACGTCCGAACAGAGGCGGACATGGTTTGCGCGGGGGCTCAAGAGCGGACGGCTGGCCGATTGCGATACCTTCAACGAGCCAATCTAA
- the carB gene encoding carbamoyl-phosphate synthase large subunit, which translates to MPKRTDIKSILIIGAGPIVIGQACEFDYSGTQAVKALREEGYRVILVNSNPATIMTDPELADATYIEPITPEVVAKIIAKERPDALLPTMGGQTALNTALSLRRMGVLERYNVEMIGAQPDAIDKAEDRSLFREAMAKIGLKTPRSMLANASDVKNADRKKHEAKRKELKDKLSGDALDKALDELENEWNLGESDRKQRYMNHAMGVAAQALDFVGLPAIIRPSFTLGGTGGGIAYNREEFFEIVSSGLDASPTTEVLIEESVLGWKEYEMEVVRDRADNCIIICSIENVDPMGVHTGDSITVAPALTLTDKEYQIMRNASIAVLREIGVETGGSNVQFAVNPENGRLVVIEMNPRVSRSSALASKATGFPIAKVAAKLAVGYTLDELENDITGGATPASFEPSIDYVVTKIPRFAFEKFPGSKPALSTAMKSVGEVMAIGRTFAESFQKALRGLETGLTGLDEIEIPGYDPEGDPSENKNAIRAALGTPTPDRLRMVAEAIRLGTSLEDVHTMCRIDPWFLEQIAAVLAMEERVREHGLPEDAENLRLLKSMGFSDARLASLTKKETEEIQKIRYSLGVHPVYKRIDTCAAEFAAPTAYMYSTYELPFAGEVADEAHVSDRKKVVILGGGPNRIGQGIEFDYCCCHAAFALADAGYESIMVNCNPETVSTDYDTSDRLYFEPLTPEDVLEVLRAEQAAGTLHGVIVQFGGQTPLKLADALEKAGIPILGTAPDMIDLAEDRDRFQKLLIKLGLKQPKNGIAYSVEQARVVASELGFPLVVRPSYVLGGRAMQIIHNETMLQTYLLDTVPGLVPEEIRQKYPADKTGQINTLLSKNPLLFDTYLTEAVEVDVDCLSDGSQTYVSGIMEHIEEAGIHSGDSACSLPVHSLDEALVAELEHQTAALARALKVGGLMNVQYAVKNGEIYVLEVNPRASRTVPFVAKTIGRPIAKIAARIMSGETLENAFAHYGTMPNARDLGHIAVKEAVFPFARFPGVDTLLGPEMKSTGEVMGLDTDYALAFAKAQLGAGVDLPRGGTLFVSVRDDDKARVLPAVKRLADAGWHVLATGGTARFLRENGVKAEKINKVLEGRPHIEDAIRNRQVQLVFNSTDGQKALSDSKSLRRATLMQKVPYYTTMAGAEAAAEAILALKAGSLEVRPLQSYFL; encoded by the coding sequence ATGCCAAAACGCACCGACATCAAGTCGATCCTCATCATCGGGGCCGGCCCCATCGTTATCGGCCAGGCCTGCGAGTTCGACTATTCCGGCACCCAGGCCGTGAAAGCGCTGCGAGAAGAGGGTTATCGCGTGATCCTGGTGAACTCCAACCCGGCCACGATCATGACCGATCCGGAGCTCGCCGACGCCACCTATATCGAGCCGATCACGCCGGAAGTTGTCGCCAAGATCATCGCCAAGGAGCGGCCCGACGCGCTTCTCCCCACCATGGGCGGCCAGACCGCACTTAACACCGCACTCAGCCTGCGCCGCATGGGCGTTCTGGAGCGCTATAATGTCGAGATGATCGGCGCGCAACCCGACGCCATAGACAAGGCCGAAGATCGTTCGCTTTTCCGCGAGGCCATGGCCAAAATCGGGCTTAAAACGCCCCGTTCCATGCTCGCCAACGCCTCCGACGTCAAGAATGCCGACCGCAAGAAACATGAAGCCAAGCGCAAGGAACTCAAAGACAAGCTCTCCGGCGACGCGCTCGACAAGGCGCTCGACGAGCTCGAAAACGAATGGAACCTCGGCGAGAGCGACCGCAAGCAGCGCTACATGAACCACGCCATGGGCGTGGCCGCCCAGGCGCTCGATTTTGTCGGTCTGCCCGCCATCATCCGCCCCTCCTTCACGTTGGGCGGCACGGGCGGCGGCATCGCCTACAATCGCGAAGAGTTCTTCGAGATCGTGTCGTCAGGCCTAGATGCCTCTCCCACCACCGAAGTTCTGATCGAGGAATCCGTTCTTGGCTGGAAGGAATACGAGATGGAGGTGGTTCGCGACCGTGCGGACAATTGCATCATCATCTGCTCCATCGAGAACGTGGACCCGATGGGCGTGCATACGGGCGATTCCATCACAGTCGCCCCTGCCCTCACGCTCACGGACAAGGAATACCAAATCATGCGCAACGCATCGATTGCGGTGTTGCGCGAGATCGGTGTTGAAACCGGCGGCTCGAATGTCCAGTTCGCCGTCAATCCGGAGAATGGACGTCTCGTCGTCATCGAGATGAACCCGCGCGTGTCGCGCTCCTCGGCGCTTGCCTCCAAAGCGACAGGCTTCCCCATCGCCAAGGTCGCGGCAAAGCTCGCTGTCGGCTATACGCTGGACGAGTTGGAGAACGACATCACCGGCGGTGCAACCCCCGCGTCCTTCGAACCCTCCATCGACTATGTCGTCACCAAGATCCCGCGCTTCGCCTTTGAAAAGTTCCCGGGCTCCAAACCGGCTCTCTCCACGGCCATGAAATCGGTGGGTGAAGTCATGGCCATTGGGCGCACCTTTGCCGAGTCCTTCCAGAAGGCATTGCGCGGCCTGGAGACCGGCCTCACCGGTCTCGATGAGATCGAGATTCCCGGCTACGATCCGGAAGGCGATCCATCGGAAAACAAGAACGCCATCCGTGCCGCGCTCGGCACCCCGACGCCCGACCGCCTGCGCATGGTGGCTGAGGCCATCCGCCTTGGCACCAGCCTTGAAGACGTGCACACCATGTGCCGCATCGACCCCTGGTTCCTGGAGCAGATCGCAGCGGTCCTCGCCATGGAAGAGCGCGTGCGCGAGCACGGCCTGCCAGAGGATGCGGAGAACCTGCGCCTGTTGAAGTCCATGGGCTTCTCAGACGCTCGCCTCGCGTCACTCACGAAGAAAGAGACGGAAGAGATTCAAAAGATTCGCTATTCCCTTGGCGTCCATCCCGTTTACAAGCGCATCGACACCTGCGCGGCAGAGTTTGCTGCCCCCACCGCCTACATGTACTCGACCTATGAGTTGCCTTTCGCTGGCGAGGTGGCCGACGAGGCCCACGTCTCGGACCGCAAGAAGGTGGTGATCCTCGGCGGCGGCCCCAACCGCATCGGCCAGGGCATCGAGTTCGACTATTGTTGCTGTCATGCCGCCTTCGCGCTGGCCGACGCCGGCTACGAGTCGATCATGGTCAATTGCAACCCGGAGACCGTTTCCACAGATTACGATACCTCCGACCGTCTCTATTTCGAGCCCCTCACACCCGAAGACGTGTTGGAAGTCCTGCGTGCCGAACAGGCGGCAGGTACCCTGCACGGCGTCATCGTGCAGTTTGGCGGCCAGACGCCGCTGAAACTTGCCGATGCGCTGGAAAAGGCTGGCATCCCGATCCTCGGCACCGCACCCGACATGATCGATCTGGCCGAAGACCGTGACCGCTTCCAGAAGCTCCTGATCAAGCTTGGGCTGAAACAACCGAAGAACGGCATCGCCTACTCTGTTGAGCAGGCACGGGTCGTGGCCTCCGAGCTGGGCTTCCCGCTGGTCGTACGCCCATCCTATGTGCTGGGCGGCCGCGCCATGCAGATCATCCACAACGAGACGATGCTGCAGACCTATTTGCTCGACACGGTGCCAGGCCTCGTTCCCGAGGAAATCCGCCAAAAATATCCGGCCGACAAGACCGGCCAGATCAACACGCTTCTTTCCAAGAACCCGCTCCTCTTCGACACGTACTTGACGGAAGCCGTCGAAGTGGATGTGGACTGCCTTTCCGATGGCAGCCAGACCTATGTTTCTGGCATCATGGAGCACATCGAGGAGGCCGGCATCCACTCTGGAGACTCTGCCTGTTCCCTGCCGGTTCATTCGCTCGACGAAGCACTGGTGGCCGAGCTGGAACACCAGACGGCAGCCCTGGCCCGGGCTTTGAAAGTCGGCGGCCTAATGAACGTGCAATACGCCGTCAAGAATGGCGAGATCTACGTGCTTGAGGTCAATCCACGCGCCTCGCGCACGGTACCCTTCGTGGCCAAGACCATCGGGCGCCCCATCGCAAAGATCGCCGCCCGCATCATGTCGGGCGAGACGCTGGAGAACGCTTTCGCTCATTACGGGACCATGCCCAATGCACGAGACCTCGGACATATCGCGGTGAAGGAAGCCGTCTTCCCCTTCGCACGCTTCCCCGGTGTCGACACGCTGCTCGGACCGGAGATGAAATCCACCGGCGAGGTGATGGGTCTCGACACCGATTACGCGCTTGCCTTCGCCAAAGCACAGCTCGGCGCCGGCGTCGACCTGCCGCGCGGTGGCACACTGTTCGTCTCGGTGCGTGACGATGACAAAGCCCGCGTCCTACCGGCGGTCAAGCGGCTCGCTGATGCCGGCTGGCATGTTCTGGCCACCGGTGGCACGGCCCGCTTCCTGCGCGAAAACGGCGTCAAAGCCGAGAAGATCAACAAGGTTTTGGAAGGTCGCCCGCATATCGAGGACGCGATCCGCAACCGTCAGGTTCAACTCGTCTTCAATTCGACGGACGGGCAAAAGGCCTTGTCGGACTCCAAATCGTTGCGACGCGCGACCTTGATGCAGAAAGTGCCCTACTACACCACCATGGCAGGTGCCGAGGCTGCGGCCGAGGCGATTCTTGCTCTCAAGGCAGGCAGCCTTGAGGTGCGTCCGTTGCAGAGCTATTTCCTCTAG